The Dyadobacter sp. 676 DNA window CCTCGCAATCTGGGACCTTAACATCCAGACCCGGGAAATCATCCATTCGGGCCGGTTGGCAGTTATTTTCGGATATGATGAGCATACGGTGTTGAGCCACGCGCAAATGCGTGCGCAGGTCCATCCGGAGGACCGGCACGCAATCGTTGAAAAGGCATTTCAGATGGCGCTCGAAACGGGTGTTTACTATTACGAAGCACGGATTATCCACCAGGACCAGTCGATCCACTGGATCAGGACGCAGGGTAAGGTGCTTTTTGGCGAAGGGCATGTACCGCTGCGTATGCTCGGGACGATGATGGACATTACCGACCGGCGCGAATCGGAACTGGCGTTAAAAAAGAGCGAAGGGAAATTCCGTACGCTGGCGGATTCGCTCCCGCAGTTTGTGTGGACGGCCGATGCGCGGGGAAACCTCAATTATTTCAACCGATCGATGCTCACTTATTCGGGACATACCGGCGAGGAAATCGAGCGGGGAGGTTGGTTGCAGCTCGTGCATCCCGACGACCGGGCGGAGAGCCTGCGACTGTGGAACGACTCGATAAAAGCCGGCACCGATTTTATGTTCGAACACCGCCTGAAACGGTCCGATGGCGAATACCGGTGGTACCAATGCCGTGCGATCCCCCAACGCAATGCCGACGGCACTATAGAGATGTGGGTGGGGACCAGCCTGGACATTCATGATAATCGCCTTTTCATCGATCAGCTCGAAACGAAGGTGCAGGAAAGAACACAGCAATTGCTGGTTGCCAATAACGAGCTCGTTCGCACGAACATGGAGCTCGCGCAATTTGCCTACGTCGCCAGCCACGATTTACAGGAACCCTTACGAAAAATCCAGACCTTCGCGACGCGCATTCTCGAAACCGAGCGTGAAGTACTTTCGGAACGAGGGAAGGACTACTTTAACCGCATGCAGGCGTCGTCCCTGCGTATGCAGCAACTGATCGTGGACCTGCTGGCTTTTTCGCGCGCGAATGTTGCCGAAAAGCATTTCGAGAGTACCGATCTCAACCTGGTTCTGCAGAATGTGAAAGAACAGCTCAGCGACGTCATTCAAGCCGAAAATGCGGTTATAACGAGCGACGTGTTGCCGGTCAGGGACGTTATCGTGTACCAATTCGAACAACTGTTTATGAATCTGATCGCCAATGCGCTCAAATTCGTCGGCGCGGACAGGGCTCCTGTTATCGAAATCCGGACGGGAGAGGTGGACGGCGCCGCAATCCCGCTGGCAGGGGCCACGCCGGGAAGGCAATATCGGTACATATCATTCACCGACAATGGGATAGGTTTCGATCCTCAATACAAAGACCGCATTTTTCAGGTTTTTCAAAGGCTTCATAACCGTTCGACTTACGAAGGGACGGGCATCGGGCTGGCGATCTGCAAGAAGATCGTCGAAAACCACAAAGGGCTGATTGACGCGGTAGGAAAGCCCGGCATCGGTTCGACATTCATCGTCTATCTGCCGGTAGAGGAATAGCTAGGCCTTGCGGACGGCGGATTTCCGGCGACCGGTGTAAGTAATCGCAATGCCGGTAAGGATAATGGCACCGCCGGCGATCATTTGCATGGTTATTTTTTCTCCGATAAAAAACCACGCAAAAAGTCCTGTCACAACGGCCTGGCTCAGCAGGCTGAGCGAAACGCTTTTGGCATCCATTTGTTTTACCGCCGTGCTGATCGTCAACCAGCCGATAAGCTGACAAATCAGTCCCTGTACCACAAAAACGCCCCAGATTACCGGTTTGAAATACCACACGGGCTGGTCGAAAACCAGGCATACGACGAAGAGGTAAGCGCTCGAAACGGCCATGCTGACCGTCATGAAACTTACAATGTCGATTTTGTTCAGAACCGTTTTGCTGATGAGCATGTAGGAAGCGTAAAGGATGCCCGAAAGCACCGCCAACGCAAAACCGAGGTCGATTTTCATGGCTGTGAATGTCTCGACACCAATTAAAATTACCATTCCGATCAATGCGACCAGCGTGCCTGTCCAGAAGCGCGGCCCGGGTTTGTCGGGCAGGAAGAGAAACGAGCCGACCCCTACCCACACGGGCGAGAGGTTGGTGAGCAGTGTCGCCTGCGTGGCGTTCGAGTAGTGTATCGACAGGTTCCAAACCGCAATATCGGTAGCGAAAATGATCCCGCAAAGTACAATCGGAAACCACAGCGCTCCTTTTGGCAGAGTGAACCTTCCGGTAACGACCAGGTAGGGCAGTAAAAACAGCAATCCGAACAGCATCCGGTAAAATGCGGAAGTAACGCCCGACACCGGCGCCCATTTCACGAGCACGGGAAAAATGCTGATACTGATAATCCCGATAATCAGGTTAACGCGAGGATTTGACATAAATCGGATAAATTGAGGGCAAAGATAACGAATCACCCAAACCGGACGGACATTGAGAGAAATCGATCGCTATTTTATGGAGAGGCCAGAGCCGGCGAAAAGCTGCCTGCTTGCATTGAGGCATTTGGTACTTTCTTTTGATCGGCAAATACGGGAAGATTGGCAATATAAGATGCCATTTTACAAGCTGGGC harbors:
- a CDS encoding PAS domain S-box protein, with protein sequence MDKSKNLHQHTSENNAGPSQWASLTADSESKFRNTVKQAPVGMAILRGEDFIVEMANDAYLRIIDRTEEEVVGKSLFTGLPEVRGYVEPILLNVLHSGNAYHGNEFEVELRRFGQPEVCYFNFVYQPLFDDDSGKASGIIVVATEVTQQVLSKQRLQRSENQFRNLVTQSQFAKAILKGPELVISIANESMLSIWRRKLEEVAGKRLIDVFPEQKDQKFIELLNNVYRTAQIYRENEAVTYVDGPGGVRKHYLDFQYAPIFEVDGSVSGIMVSVNDVTDKVTLRQQFAETADRLSLATEGTRLAIWDLNIQTREIIHSGRLAVIFGYDEHTVLSHAQMRAQVHPEDRHAIVEKAFQMALETGVYYYEARIIHQDQSIHWIRTQGKVLFGEGHVPLRMLGTMMDITDRRESELALKKSEGKFRTLADSLPQFVWTADARGNLNYFNRSMLTYSGHTGEEIERGGWLQLVHPDDRAESLRLWNDSIKAGTDFMFEHRLKRSDGEYRWYQCRAIPQRNADGTIEMWVGTSLDIHDNRLFIDQLETKVQERTQQLLVANNELVRTNMELAQFAYVASHDLQEPLRKIQTFATRILETEREVLSERGKDYFNRMQASSLRMQQLIVDLLAFSRANVAEKHFESTDLNLVLQNVKEQLSDVIQAENAVITSDVLPVRDVIVYQFEQLFMNLIANALKFVGADRAPVIEIRTGEVDGAAIPLAGATPGRQYRYISFTDNGIGFDPQYKDRIFQVFQRLHNRSTYEGTGIGLAICKKIVENHKGLIDAVGKPGIGSTFIVYLPVEE
- a CDS encoding DMT family transporter produces the protein MSNPRVNLIIGIISISIFPVLVKWAPVSGVTSAFYRMLFGLLFLLPYLVVTGRFTLPKGALWFPIVLCGIIFATDIAVWNLSIHYSNATQATLLTNLSPVWVGVGSFLFLPDKPGPRFWTGTLVALIGMVILIGVETFTAMKIDLGFALAVLSGILYASYMLISKTVLNKIDIVSFMTVSMAVSSAYLFVVCLVFDQPVWYFKPVIWGVFVVQGLICQLIGWLTISTAVKQMDAKSVSLSLLSQAVVTGLFAWFFIGEKITMQMIAGGAIILTGIAITYTGRRKSAVRKA